In Candidatus Sedimenticola sp. (ex Thyasira tokunagai), the following proteins share a genomic window:
- a CDS encoding uracil-DNA glycosylase, producing the protein MMDEQQRRYYLDAMGIENWLPRDMSVSDEVIAPAEVVPPEEGAEAVVSAPAMNLNSSHSPGSTGEQHSEVSPAMTGDADIPPWLNEAPPPLDEYSPTIDYADYAEEASAKTDERSLIAGLDWRGLEVKVAECQSCELSGTRSNTVFGVGDREADLMIIGEAPGAEEDRRGEPFVGRAGQLLNTMLQAIGLGRERVFIANILKCRPPDNRDPRAEEALKCEPFLMRQVALVKPKVILAVGRVAAQNLLKSSEAVGRMRGRDYNYNGTPVVVSYHPAYLLRSPEQKAKSWQDLQRAVTLLKG; encoded by the coding sequence ATGATGGATGAGCAACAGAGACGATACTATCTGGACGCGATGGGGATCGAAAACTGGCTGCCAAGAGATATGTCGGTATCGGATGAGGTGATTGCTCCAGCAGAAGTGGTGCCCCCTGAGGAAGGGGCTGAGGCTGTGGTCTCAGCTCCAGCGATGAATCTGAATTCATCGCACTCTCCAGGCAGTACGGGTGAACAGCACTCCGAGGTGAGTCCTGCGATGACAGGTGATGCCGACATTCCACCCTGGTTGAATGAAGCCCCCCCACCACTGGATGAGTATTCTCCCACCATCGATTATGCTGACTATGCTGAAGAAGCTTCAGCAAAAACAGATGAGCGGAGTCTCATTGCCGGCCTCGATTGGCGGGGGCTGGAGGTGAAAGTTGCTGAGTGCCAGAGTTGTGAATTGTCCGGCACCAGATCCAATACGGTGTTTGGTGTGGGTGACAGAGAAGCTGATCTGATGATTATCGGCGAAGCACCAGGTGCCGAAGAGGATCGCAGGGGAGAGCCTTTTGTTGGGCGGGCCGGTCAGCTGCTTAACACCATGCTCCAGGCTATCGGTTTAGGTCGGGAACGGGTTTTTATCGCCAATATCCTAAAGTGCAGACCGCCGGATAACCGCGACCCAAGAGCGGAGGAGGCGCTAAAGTGCGAACCCTTCCTTATGCGACAGGTCGCGTTGGTGAAACCCAAGGTGATTCTGGCCGTTGGTCGGGTGGCGGCACAGAATCTACTTAAATCGAGTGAAGCGGTGGGGCGGATGCGGGGACGTGATTATAACTACAACGGCACACCGGTAGTGGTCAGTTACCATCCCGCCTACCTGTTGCGCTCACCCGAACAGAAGGCCAAAAGCTGGCAGGATTTACAGCGGGCCGTAACTCTTCTCAAGGGATGA
- the ilvC gene encoding ketol-acid reductoisomerase: MNIYYDKDADLSLIQGKKVTIVGYGSQGHAHANNLKESGVDVTVALRPGSASAAKAEGAGLAVKSVEEAVAGADVVMVLTPDEFQSVLYREQLEPNLKQGATLAFAHGFAIHYNQVVPRADLDVIMIAPKAPGHTVRSEFVRGGGIPDLIAIYQDANGQAKDIALSYASAIGGGRTGIIETTFQDETETDLFGEQAVLCGGAVELVKAGFETLTDAGYAPEMAYFECLHELKLIVDLMYEGGIANMNYSISNNAEYGEYVTGPKVINDQSRAAMKECLQNIQEGKYAKQFILEGQSNYPEMTAMRRNNAAHDIEQVGERLRSMMPWIKKIVDKSKN; encoded by the coding sequence ATGAATATCTATTACGACAAAGACGCCGATCTCTCCCTTATCCAGGGGAAAAAGGTCACCATCGTCGGCTATGGCTCACAAGGTCATGCCCACGCCAACAACCTGAAAGAGTCCGGTGTTGATGTCACGGTGGCGTTGCGTCCGGGTTCGGCATCCGCCGCCAAGGCTGAGGGTGCAGGCCTGGCAGTAAAGTCGGTCGAGGAGGCCGTCGCTGGTGCTGATGTGGTAATGGTGCTCACGCCCGATGAGTTCCAGTCTGTTCTCTATCGCGAGCAACTGGAGCCCAATTTGAAGCAGGGCGCCACTCTGGCATTCGCCCACGGCTTTGCCATTCACTACAACCAGGTGGTGCCCCGCGCCGACCTCGACGTGATTATGATTGCACCCAAGGCTCCGGGCCACACCGTACGTTCTGAGTTTGTCCGTGGCGGTGGTATCCCTGATCTGATCGCCATTTATCAGGATGCCAACGGCCAGGCCAAGGATATCGCTCTCTCCTACGCATCCGCCATCGGTGGTGGTCGCACAGGTATCATTGAAACTACTTTCCAGGACGAGACTGAAACCGATCTGTTTGGTGAGCAGGCGGTACTCTGTGGTGGCGCCGTTGAGCTGGTCAAGGCCGGTTTTGAGACCCTGACCGATGCCGGCTACGCCCCGGAGATGGCTTACTTTGAGTGTCTTCACGAGCTGAAGCTTATTGTTGACCTGATGTACGAAGGCGGCATTGCCAACATGAACTACTCGATCTCCAACAATGCCGAGTATGGTGAGTATGTCACCGGCCCGAAGGTGATCAATGATCAGAGCCGTGCGGCAATGAAAGAGTGTTTGCAGAATATCCAGGAAGGTAAATATGCCAAACAATTTATCCTCGAGGGACAGAGCAACTATCCTGAAATGACCGCCATGCGTCGTAACAATGCAGCTCACGATATTGAGCAGGTAGGCGAGCGTCTGCGTAGCATGATGCCCTGGATCAAGAAGATCGTCGACAAGTCGAAGAACTGA
- the ilvN gene encoding acetolactate synthase small subunit has product MRRHVISILIENESGALSRVAGLFSARGYNIESLTVAPTEDASLSRMTLVTWGDETIIEQITKQLNKLVEVVKLLDLTEGPHIEREMMLIKLKAERTQREEIKRLADIFRAKIVDVTETSYIIELTGNASKLDAFVEAVNEDLVVEVVRTGPSGIARGAKGLTL; this is encoded by the coding sequence ATGAGAAGACATGTTATTTCGATTCTGATAGAGAACGAGTCCGGAGCACTCTCCCGGGTGGCCGGCCTGTTTTCGGCGCGAGGCTACAATATCGAGTCTCTGACAGTGGCACCGACGGAAGACGCCTCCCTCTCCCGTATGACGCTGGTGACCTGGGGTGATGAGACCATCATTGAGCAGATTACCAAACAGTTGAATAAGCTGGTGGAGGTGGTCAAGTTGCTGGATTTGACCGAGGGGCCTCATATTGAACGTGAGATGATGCTGATCAAGCTGAAGGCCGAGAGAACTCAGCGTGAAGAGATCAAACGTCTGGCGGATATCTTTCGCGCTAAGATCGTTGATGTTACTGAAACCAGCTATATCATCGAGTTGACCGGTAATGCGAGCAAACTTGATGCATTTGTTGAGGCGGTGAATGAGGATCTGGTGGTCGAAGTTGTTCGGACCGGGCCTTCAGGTATTGCCCGGGGTGCCAAGGGGCTGACCCTCTGA
- a CDS encoding 2-isopropylmalate synthase, producing the protein MSNQDKLFIFDTTLRDGEQSPGASMTKDEKVRIAKALEKLRVDVIEAGFPMASPGDFDSVQAIARTIKDSTVCGLARALERDIDRAGEAIKEANSGRIHTFIATSPIHMKHKLNMTPDQVVEQAVWAVKHARRYTDNVEFSAEDAGRSEIDFLCRICEQAIKAGATTINIPDTVGYNLPQQFGETIRTLIERIPNADQAVFSVHCHNDLGQASANSLAAVLNGARQVECTINGLGERAGNASLEEVVMAVRTRRDLFECDTRLDTTQIVNCSRLVSGITGFPVQPNKAIVGANAFAHEAGIHQDGVLKSRETYEIMRAEDVGWSRNRMVLGKHSGRNAFRSRLEEIGITLDSEEELNDAFRRFKELADKKHEIFDDDLQALVNDAGFSAENERVKLVSLRVCSETGETPTARVVLSVDGEEQEGESIGGGPVDAVFRAMESLIGSGAELQLYSVNAITSGTDAQGEVTVRLQRSGRIVNGQGADTDIVIASAKAYINAVNKLEQEAGRAHPQKARV; encoded by the coding sequence ATGAGTAACCAGGATAAACTGTTCATCTTCGATACCACTCTGCGTGACGGTGAGCAGAGCCCTGGCGCATCGATGACAAAGGATGAGAAGGTGCGCATCGCCAAGGCACTGGAGAAGTTGCGGGTGGATGTGATCGAAGCGGGTTTTCCCATGGCCAGTCCGGGTGACTTCGATTCGGTTCAGGCAATTGCCCGGACCATTAAGGATAGTACCGTCTGTGGCCTTGCCCGCGCCCTGGAGAGGGATATTGATCGCGCAGGGGAGGCGATCAAAGAGGCCAACTCAGGACGTATCCACACCTTTATTGCCACCTCGCCGATCCATATGAAACATAAGCTCAATATGACGCCGGATCAGGTGGTTGAGCAGGCGGTGTGGGCTGTGAAACATGCGCGTCGCTATACCGATAATGTTGAGTTCTCGGCAGAGGATGCAGGGCGCTCTGAGATCGACTTTCTCTGTAGAATCTGTGAGCAGGCGATCAAGGCGGGAGCCACGACCATCAATATACCGGATACCGTCGGTTACAATCTGCCGCAGCAGTTTGGCGAGACCATCCGCACCTTGATCGAGCGTATCCCCAATGCGGACCAGGCGGTCTTCTCCGTCCACTGCCACAACGATTTAGGACAGGCTTCCGCCAACTCCCTGGCGGCGGTGCTCAATGGCGCCCGCCAAGTGGAGTGCACCATCAACGGTCTCGGTGAGCGTGCAGGCAACGCTTCCCTGGAAGAGGTGGTAATGGCGGTGCGCACCCGTCGGGATCTGTTTGAGTGTGATACCCGCCTGGATACCACCCAAATAGTCAACTGCTCACGTCTGGTTTCTGGTATTACCGGCTTTCCGGTGCAACCTAATAAGGCGATTGTAGGCGCCAATGCCTTTGCCCATGAAGCGGGTATCCACCAGGATGGTGTACTGAAGAGCCGTGAAACCTATGAAATCATGCGTGCCGAGGATGTTGGTTGGAGCCGGAACCGCATGGTTTTGGGTAAGCACTCCGGTCGCAACGCTTTTCGTTCACGCCTTGAGGAGATCGGTATTACCCTCGACTCTGAGGAAGAGCTTAATGACGCCTTTCGGCGCTTCAAGGAGCTTGCTGACAAGAAGCATGAGATCTTTGATGATGATCTCCAGGCGTTGGTCAACGATGCCGGCTTCAGTGCCGAAAACGAACGGGTTAAATTGGTTTCGCTCAGAGTCTGCAGCGAAACGGGTGAAACACCCACAGCACGGGTTGTCCTCAGTGTTGACGGTGAGGAACAGGAGGGTGAATCAATAGGTGGAGGTCCGGTTGATGCGGTTTTCAGAGCGATGGAGAGCCTTATCGGGAGCGGTGCAGAGCTGCAGCTCTACTCGGTTAATGCTATCACCAGCGGTACTGATGCCCAGGGCGAGGTGACAGTGCGTTTGCAACGCAGCGGCCGCATCGTCAATGGCCAGGGTGCTGATACCGACATTGTGATTGCTTCAGCAAAGGCGTATATCAATGCGGTTAACAAACTGGAACAGGAGGCTGGGCGTGCCCATCCTCAAAAAGCACGTGTCTGA
- the pssA gene encoding CDP-diacylglycerol--serine O-phosphatidyltransferase: MPERVHKAKRSRGIYLLPNLFTTAALFCGFYAILGAISGEFENASIAIFVAMILDGLDGRVARMTNTQTAFGAEYDSLSDMVSFGLAPALVMYVWSLNGLGKLGWLAAFIYTAGAALRLARFNTQVGTADKRYFQGIPSPAAAAIMAGTVWVSEEFAISGSDINIIACVLTVATGLLMVSNIRYNSFKEVDFRGKVPFFSMVVVMLAFSVLYIQPPLVLFLIFLAYAVSGPLLTLKYLREHRAGRRGGKSAKGDDIEPAVTPDKDQPTNSTDSDQSN, from the coding sequence ATGCCTGAAAGAGTGCATAAAGCCAAGCGAAGCCGGGGTATCTATCTGTTGCCGAATCTGTTCACCACAGCGGCACTTTTTTGTGGTTTTTACGCCATTCTCGGAGCCATCAGCGGTGAGTTTGAGAATGCCTCCATCGCCATCTTTGTCGCTATGATTCTCGATGGTCTCGATGGTCGGGTGGCGCGCATGACCAATACCCAGACTGCCTTTGGCGCTGAGTATGACAGTCTCTCGGATATGGTCTCATTTGGTCTCGCTCCGGCACTGGTGATGTACGTCTGGTCTTTAAACGGCCTCGGTAAGTTGGGTTGGCTGGCCGCCTTTATCTATACTGCCGGCGCCGCTCTACGTTTGGCGCGTTTCAATACCCAGGTAGGGACTGCGGACAAACGCTACTTTCAAGGTATTCCCAGCCCAGCGGCGGCGGCGATCATGGCGGGAACCGTCTGGGTATCTGAAGAGTTTGCCATCAGTGGTAGTGATATCAACATCATTGCTTGTGTATTGACGGTAGCGACCGGCCTGTTAATGGTCAGCAATATTCGCTACAACAGCTTCAAAGAGGTCGATTTTCGCGGCAAAGTGCCTTTCTTCTCCATGGTAGTTGTTATGCTGGCCTTTTCGGTGCTCTATATACAGCCGCCCCTGGTGCTGTTTCTGATCTTTCTTGCCTATGCGGTCTCTGGCCCGCTATTGACGCTGAAATACCTGCGCGAACACAGGGCCGGTCGCCGTGGTGGGAAGTCCGCCAAGGGTGATGATATCGAGCCTGCCGTTACGCCGGACAAAGACCAACCGACTAATTCAACCGATTCAGACCAATCCAATTAA
- a CDS encoding acetolactate synthase 3 large subunit: protein MKLSGAEIVIQCLKDEGVEHIFGYPGGAVLHIYDAIFQQQDVKHILVRHEQGATHAADGYARSTGKPGVALVTSGPGATNAVTGIATAYMDSIPMVVLTGQVASPFIGSDAFQEVDMVGITRPCVKHNFLVKDVRDIAETIKKAFYIATSGRPGPVVVDIPKDIVDPNIKIDYVYPDKIKMRSYNPVVKGHLGQIKKAVNLMLGAERPVFYTGGGVVLGDASKYLTELVQTLGYPITNTLMGLGSYPASDKQFIGMLGMHGTYEANMAMHGADVLIAIGARFDDRVTGHVAQFCPNAKIIHVDIDPSSISKNVRVDIPIVGPVKAVLRDMLKVVAEHKKKPKAAALKKWWSQIETWRGRNCLNYDRSSKMIKPQFAIETLHKVTKGDAFVASDVGQHQMFAAQFYGFDKPRRWANSGGLGTMGFGLPAGIGIQMAHPGADVAVVTGEASIQMCIQELATCKQHDLPLKIILLNNGYMGMVRQWQEFFYEGRYAHSYVEALPDFVKLAGSYGHVGMKIENPKELEGAMTEAFSMKDRLVFMDVVIDPTENVYPMIEAGKGHHEMYLPSESELI from the coding sequence GTGAAATTGAGTGGTGCCGAGATCGTCATTCAGTGTCTGAAAGACGAAGGCGTTGAACATATATTCGGGTACCCCGGTGGTGCTGTGCTACATATCTACGATGCTATTTTCCAGCAGCAGGATGTGAAGCATATTCTGGTACGCCATGAGCAGGGGGCTACCCATGCCGCAGACGGTTATGCCCGTTCCACCGGCAAGCCGGGCGTCGCCCTGGTGACCTCCGGGCCGGGTGCCACCAATGCGGTTACCGGTATTGCCACCGCCTATATGGATTCGATCCCAATGGTGGTCCTAACCGGTCAGGTGGCCTCACCGTTTATTGGTAGCGATGCCTTCCAAGAGGTCGATATGGTCGGTATCACCCGGCCTTGCGTCAAGCACAACTTTCTGGTCAAGGATGTGCGTGATATCGCCGAGACCATTAAAAAAGCCTTCTATATCGCCACCTCGGGCCGGCCGGGGCCGGTTGTGGTCGATATACCCAAAGACATCGTCGATCCCAACATCAAGATAGATTATGTCTACCCGGATAAGATCAAGATGCGCTCTTATAATCCGGTGGTAAAGGGTCATCTTGGGCAGATCAAGAAAGCGGTCAATCTGATGCTGGGTGCCGAGCGGCCGGTTTTTTATACCGGTGGCGGCGTCGTGCTCGGTGATGCGAGCAAGTATCTGACAGAGCTGGTTCAAACTCTGGGCTATCCCATCACCAATACGCTGATGGGGCTGGGGTCCTATCCTGCAAGTGACAAACAGTTTATTGGTATGCTGGGAATGCACGGCACCTATGAAGCCAACATGGCAATGCATGGTGCTGATGTGTTGATTGCCATTGGTGCCCGTTTCGATGACCGCGTGACCGGCCATGTGGCCCAGTTCTGCCCCAACGCCAAGATCATTCATGTCGATATCGATCCCTCCTCAATCTCCAAGAATGTCCGGGTTGATATCCCTATCGTCGGACCGGTGAAGGCGGTTCTTAGGGATATGTTGAAGGTTGTGGCTGAGCATAAGAAGAAGCCCAAAGCTGCCGCCCTGAAGAAATGGTGGTCGCAGATTGAGACCTGGCGTGGCAGAAACTGCCTCAACTATGATCGCAGCAGTAAGATGATCAAACCGCAGTTTGCCATCGAGACCCTGCACAAAGTCACTAAAGGGGATGCTTTTGTCGCCTCAGATGTCGGCCAGCATCAGATGTTTGCCGCCCAGTTCTACGGTTTTGACAAGCCGCGGCGTTGGGCCAACTCCGGTGGCCTTGGTACTATGGGATTTGGTCTGCCGGCTGGTATTGGTATCCAGATGGCCCATCCGGGTGCCGATGTGGCGGTGGTGACCGGTGAAGCTAGTATCCAGATGTGCATCCAGGAGCTGGCAACCTGTAAGCAGCATGATCTTCCGCTGAAAATTATTCTTCTGAACAATGGTTACATGGGGATGGTGCGGCAGTGGCAGGAGTTCTTCTACGAAGGCCGTTATGCCCACTCCTATGTTGAAGCGTTGCCTGACTTCGTCAAATTGGCGGGGAGCTATGGTCATGTGGGAATGAAGATCGAAAATCCCAAAGAGTTGGAGGGCGCCATGACCGAAGCCTTCTCCATGAAGGATCGCTTGGTCTTTATGGATGTGGTGATCGATCCGACGGAAAATGTCTACCCGATGATCGAGGCGGGTAAGGGCCACCATGAGATGTATCTTCCTTCTGAAAGTGAGCTGATTTAA